One stretch of Aeromicrobium fastidiosum DNA includes these proteins:
- the trxA gene encoding thioredoxin codes for MSTVTLTQESIDDVIGADGITLVDWWASWCGPCRQFAPVFEAASEKHDDVVFGKIDTEDQQQLAAAAQITSIPTLMAFRDGVLVFSQPGALPAAGLEQVIQAVRDLDMDDVKRQLAEQEAAESAAE; via the coding sequence ATGAGCACCGTCACCCTGACCCAGGAATCGATCGACGACGTCATCGGCGCCGACGGCATCACGCTGGTCGACTGGTGGGCGTCGTGGTGCGGTCCGTGCCGCCAGTTCGCGCCCGTGTTCGAGGCCGCCAGCGAGAAGCACGACGACGTCGTGTTCGGCAAGATCGACACCGAGGACCAGCAGCAGCTGGCCGCCGCCGCGCAGATCACGTCGATCCCGACCCTGATGGCCTTCCGCGACGGCGTCCTCGTGTTCTCCCAGCCCGGCGCACTGCCGGCGGCCGGGCTCGAGCAGGTCATCCAGGCCGTCCGCGACCTCGACATGGATGACGTCAAGCGTCAGCTGGCCGAGCAGGAAGCTGCCGAGTCCGCGGCCGAGTGA